One Gemmatimonadales bacterium DNA window includes the following coding sequences:
- a CDS encoding DUF4147 domain-containing protein: MPIRNRAALAVTPARRAALAIAEAALAAIDTAPVIRREVTLEGDLLRVAGEALRLGPAGRLRLVAVGKCATAAAGALVATLGRRLTDGIVLDVAEAGPHRLPGLRVLSGTHPLPSAANVAATREILRFLAGGRPDDVVLCVVSGGGSTLLCLPPEGGSVEDERAVLDALVRSGATIREVNTVRKHASLARGGQLATSARPARVLGLVFSDVPGGTPDLVASGPTVRDPSTVGDAERVLARYGLPASAGLERFRLVETPKDAASFDGVKNVELVSNRLALNAMAAAAGREGLVAEVRTATLAGEAREAAARVVRELRAAPPGTAHLYGGETTVTVRGRGRGGRNLELALAALPEVHDDELVLTLASDGRDNGELAGAIADAVTRRDARRAGADPAAHLVANDSYGFFARVPHALETGSTGANVADLVVAVRSAAR, translated from the coding sequence GTGCCCATCCGCAACCGCGCCGCGCTCGCCGTCACACCCGCCCGTCGTGCGGCGCTCGCCATCGCCGAGGCCGCGCTCGCGGCGATCGACACCGCCCCCGTCATCCGGCGTGAAGTGACTCTCGAAGGCGATCTGCTCCGCGTCGCGGGCGAGGCCCTGCGGCTCGGGCCGGCCGGCCGGCTGCGGCTGGTCGCCGTCGGCAAGTGCGCGACCGCGGCCGCCGGCGCCCTGGTCGCGACGCTCGGCCGGCGGCTCACCGACGGCATCGTGCTCGACGTCGCGGAGGCGGGCCCGCACCGGCTGCCCGGCCTCCGCGTCCTCAGCGGGACGCACCCGCTGCCGTCCGCCGCGAACGTCGCGGCCACGCGGGAGATCCTGCGCTTCCTCGCGGGCGGCCGCCCCGACGACGTCGTCCTGTGCGTGGTGTCCGGCGGCGGATCCACCCTCCTGTGCCTCCCGCCCGAGGGAGGATCCGTCGAGGACGAGCGCGCCGTGCTCGACGCGCTGGTCCGCTCGGGGGCGACCATCCGGGAGGTCAACACGGTCCGCAAGCACGCGTCCCTGGCGCGGGGCGGACAGCTGGCGACGTCGGCGCGGCCCGCGCGCGTGCTGGGCCTCGTCTTCTCCGACGTCCCGGGCGGCACGCCCGACCTCGTGGCGTCGGGGCCGACGGTGCGCGACCCGAGCACCGTGGGGGACGCGGAGCGGGTGCTGGCGCGCTACGGCCTGCCGGCGTCGGCCGGGCTCGAGCGCTTCCGGCTGGTCGAGACGCCGAAGGACGCTGCGAGCTTCGACGGCGTGAAGAACGTGGAGCTGGTGTCGAACCGGCTGGCCTTGAACGCGATGGCGGCGGCCGCCGGGCGAGAGGGCCTGGTGGCGGAGGTGCGGACCGCGACGCTGGCGGGCGAGGCGCGCGAGGCCGCCGCGCGGGTGGTGCGAGAGCTGCGTGCGGCGCCACCCGGCACGGCGCACCTCTACGGCGGCGAGACCACGGTCACGGTTCGCGGCCGGGGCCGCGGCGGCCGGAACCTCGAGCTGGCGCTGGCCGCGCTGCCCGAGGTGCACGACGACGAGCTGGTGCTCACCCTGGCGAGCGACGGCCGCGACAACGGCGAGCTGGCCGGGGCGATCGCCGACGCGGTCACGCGGCGCGATGCGCGGCGGGCCGGCGCCGACCCCGCCGCGCATCTCGTGGCCAACGACTCCTACGGCTTCTTCGCGCGCGTGCCCCACGCTCTCGAGACGGGAAGCACGGGCGCCAACGTCGCCGACCTCGTCGTCGCCGTGCGGAGCGCCGCCCGGTAG
- a CDS encoding substrate-binding domain-containing protein has protein sequence MSLRRVALALLTAIGACRADGRSTRAGQGKPGSPATGGSIILATTTSTQDSGLLDSLVPLFTAATGIDVKVIAVGSGAALELGRRGDADVVLSHAPDAERGYVASGDLIERRLVMHNDFLVVGPAADPARAEGHPLREGLALIARTGPVISRADGSGTDKKELALWHQGGIDPARVAGREMTGQGMGATLQVAEQRQGYALTDRATYLALRPRLTLVPVLSGDPGLMNVYHVYVVNPARHSRVHLAEARAFVDFLVGAGAQELIGAFGRARYGEPLFVADAGKADPTGN, from the coding sequence ATGAGTCTTCGCCGCGTCGCACTGGCGCTGCTCACCGCCATCGGTGCCTGCAGGGCCGACGGCCGCTCGACGAGGGCCGGCCAGGGCAAGCCCGGGTCCCCGGCCACGGGTGGCTCGATCATTCTGGCCACGACCACGAGCACGCAGGACAGCGGACTGCTGGACTCGCTCGTCCCGTTGTTCACCGCCGCGACCGGGATCGACGTCAAGGTGATCGCGGTGGGCTCCGGTGCCGCGCTCGAGCTGGGTCGCCGGGGCGACGCGGACGTGGTCCTCAGCCACGCGCCGGACGCCGAGCGCGGGTACGTCGCCAGCGGCGACCTGATCGAGCGCCGGCTGGTCATGCACAACGACTTTCTCGTGGTGGGACCGGCGGCGGATCCCGCACGCGCGGAGGGCCACCCGTTGCGCGAGGGCCTGGCGCTGATCGCGCGCACCGGTCCGGTCATTTCCCGGGCCGACGGCTCCGGCACCGACAAGAAGGAGCTCGCCCTCTGGCACCAGGGGGGCATCGATCCCGCTCGCGTGGCCGGACGCGAGATGACCGGTCAGGGCATGGGCGCGACCCTGCAGGTCGCCGAGCAGCGCCAGGGCTACGCGCTCACGGACCGGGCCACGTATCTGGCGCTGCGGCCGCGGCTGACGCTGGTCCCCGTCCTCAGCGGCGATCCCGGGCTCATGAACGTGTACCACGTCTACGTCGTGAACCCCGCCCGCCATTCCCGGGTGCACCTGGCCGAGGCGCGGGCGTTCGTGGATTTCCTGGTGGGCGCCGGCGCGCAGGAGCTGATCGGCGCGTTCGGGCGCGCCCGCTACGGCGAGCCCCTGTTCGTGGCGGATGCCGGGAAAGCGGACCCGACCGGGAACTGA
- a CDS encoding ABC transporter permease, translating into MDAQLWPIIGRTILISGVATVLAVLAGAPLGYLMARSRFRGRTLLLALVNTGMGLPPVVVGLVVWLLLARSGPLGALDLIYTKQAMIAAQFVIGLPLVVGVTAAAVQALPRELPDLLLSLGAGPWRTMLLIAREARLGLLAALMAGFGAVISEVGAAMTVGGNLQGSTRVLATAIVTLTGRGEIAAALILGGLLLLIAFATNLVLTVVQQRSDR; encoded by the coding sequence ATGGACGCTCAGCTGTGGCCGATCATCGGCCGGACGATCCTGATATCGGGTGTCGCCACCGTCCTGGCCGTGCTCGCCGGAGCGCCGCTGGGCTACCTGATGGCGCGCAGCCGATTCCGCGGACGCACGCTGCTCCTGGCGCTGGTCAACACCGGCATGGGCCTGCCGCCGGTGGTCGTGGGGCTCGTGGTCTGGCTGCTGCTCGCCCGGTCCGGTCCCCTGGGCGCGCTCGACCTGATCTACACCAAGCAGGCCATGATCGCGGCGCAGTTCGTCATCGGCCTGCCGCTGGTGGTGGGCGTCACGGCCGCGGCCGTGCAGGCCCTGCCGCGCGAGCTGCCCGACCTGCTGCTGTCGCTGGGCGCCGGACCGTGGCGGACGATGCTGCTCATCGCCCGGGAGGCGCGGCTGGGTCTCCTGGCGGCGCTGATGGCGGGATTCGGTGCGGTCATCTCCGAGGTGGGCGCCGCCATGACCGTGGGCGGCAACCTCCAGGGGAGCACCCGGGTGCTGGCCACCGCGATCGTCACGCTCACCGGCCGCGGCGAGATCGCCGCGGCGCTGATTCTCGGCGGACTGCTGCTGCTGATCGCGTTCGCCACGAACCTGGTGCTCACCGTCGTTCAGCAGCGCTCGGACCGGTAG
- a CDS encoding ATP-binding cassette domain-containing protein yields MDVELQGLRFERDHRLVLDIPFARFASGRTSAVLGPNGAGKTTLLRLIAGVEQPTAGVIRIGGRPLSRPSGSRTPTALSFQRPTFVRGTVRDNLDLALRLRGVPAAERRTRIGDVAARCGLERLLDRPAGRLSGGEAQRTGLARALVLRAPVTLLDEPLSGVDAAGRARLLAELPALLSEYASTTIVVTHQRDEALALASTMSVLTDGHLEDGAPAGSADQLRGTTPTD; encoded by the coding sequence GTGGACGTGGAGCTTCAGGGCCTGCGCTTCGAGCGGGATCACCGGCTGGTGCTCGACATTCCCTTCGCCAGGTTCGCATCGGGAAGGACGAGTGCCGTGCTGGGGCCGAACGGCGCCGGGAAGACCACGCTGCTCCGGCTGATCGCGGGCGTGGAGCAGCCGACGGCGGGAGTCATCCGCATCGGCGGCCGGCCGCTGTCGCGGCCGAGCGGGTCGCGCACGCCGACAGCCCTCTCCTTCCAGAGGCCGACGTTCGTGCGCGGCACCGTCCGGGACAACCTCGATCTCGCGCTGCGACTGCGGGGCGTCCCGGCCGCCGAGCGGCGGACCAGGATCGGCGACGTGGCCGCGCGCTGCGGCCTCGAGCGGCTGCTGGACCGGCCGGCGGGCAGGCTGTCGGGCGGCGAAGCGCAGCGCACCGGTCTCGCCCGGGCCCTGGTGCTGCGGGCGCCCGTCACGCTGCTGGACGAGCCGCTCAGTGGAGTGGACGCGGCGGGCCGCGCGCGCCTGCTGGCCGAGCTGCCCGCGCTCCTTTCGGAGTACGCCAGCACCACGATCGTGGTCACGCATCAACGCGACGAGGCGCTCGCGCTGGCGAGCACGATGAGCGTCCTGACCGACGGCCACCTCGAAGACGGCGCCCCGGCGGGGAGCGCGGACCAGCTCCGGGGCACGACTCCAACCGACTGA
- a CDS encoding ABC transporter ATP-binding protein, translating into MLRATLAKRRGGFALDVAVETPEGATLVVVGESGAGKTTLLRLLAGLDRPDAGRIAVGDRVYFDAEAGVELPAWEREVGYVAQDYALFPHLTVHENVAFGLRARGLPRGAARERVDAALDRLGITALARRRPAELSGGQQQRVALARATVTEPRLLLLDEPLSALDLGTRQAVRGELCSLLAELSGATVFVTHSPLDATVFGDTIAVIEDGSLTQVGGRDELLRHPRSAYVATLLGVNLLRGSVVSRDAGGVAHVRTADGMLAVADPGVDGDVFLTVNPQEITLYPEPPAGSAQNVFRGPVVEIVPEPPAGDRVRVALGTSPPLVAEVTRQAVAGLGLRAGLPVYAGFKATGVKAYR; encoded by the coding sequence GTGCTCCGGGCGACGCTCGCTAAGCGGCGCGGCGGCTTCGCGCTCGACGTCGCCGTCGAGACGCCGGAAGGCGCCACGCTCGTCGTGGTGGGCGAGAGCGGCGCCGGCAAGACGACGCTGCTCCGCCTGCTCGCGGGCCTGGACCGGCCCGACGCCGGCCGCATCGCGGTGGGCGACCGCGTGTACTTCGACGCGGAGGCCGGAGTCGAGCTGCCGGCCTGGGAGCGCGAGGTGGGCTACGTCGCCCAGGACTACGCGCTGTTCCCGCACCTCACGGTCCACGAGAACGTGGCGTTCGGCCTGCGGGCCCGGGGCCTCCCGCGCGGCGCCGCGCGCGAGCGCGTGGACGCGGCGCTGGACCGGCTGGGCATCACGGCCCTGGCGCGCCGCCGTCCGGCGGAGCTGTCGGGCGGGCAGCAGCAGCGCGTCGCGCTCGCGCGGGCGACGGTCACCGAGCCACGGCTGCTGCTGCTGGACGAGCCGCTCTCGGCGCTGGACCTCGGCACCCGCCAAGCCGTGCGCGGCGAGCTGTGCTCGCTGCTGGCGGAGCTGTCCGGGGCCACCGTCTTCGTCACCCACAGCCCGCTGGACGCCACGGTGTTCGGCGACACCATCGCCGTGATCGAGGACGGGAGCCTCACGCAGGTGGGCGGCCGCGACGAGCTGCTGCGGCACCCGCGCTCCGCCTACGTCGCGACCCTGCTCGGGGTGAACCTGCTGCGGGGTTCGGTGGTGAGCCGCGATGCCGGCGGCGTGGCCCACGTCCGCACGGCCGACGGGATGCTGGCGGTGGCCGATCCCGGCGTGGACGGCGACGTGTTCCTGACGGTCAATCCGCAGGAGATCACGCTCTACCCGGAGCCGCCCGCCGGCAGCGCGCAGAACGTGTTCCGCGGCCCCGTCGTGGAGATCGTGCCCGAGCCCCCGGCCGGCGACCGGGTCCGCGTCGCGCTGGGCACCAGTCCTCCGCTCGTGGCCGAGGTCACCCGCCAGGCGGTCGCCGGCCTCGGCCTGCGCGCAGGCCTGCCGGTGTACGCCGGCTTCAAGGCCACGGGCGTGAAGGCCTACCGCTAG
- a CDS encoding ABC transporter permease, with product MTAGRRVGPVLWEVGVLAAVGVLLAFLGLPLVSLLVRVPPAELWARLATRASLTALRLSLETSVCATLAVAGLGLPAAYVLATKRFRGKRVLEVLVELPMVLPPTVAGVGLLLAFGRAGLAGRALGAVGLSIPFTTLAVVLAQVFVACPFFISAATAGLREVESRYADAAATLRATPGYAFRRVLMPLALPSLVAGGAMSWARALGEFGATIMFAGNLPGRTQTLPLAVYIGLQTDLQSAVALSVILLVLSFTVLLGLRLARRPPRVPWVGRAPGDAR from the coding sequence GTGACGGCCGGGCGCCGCGTGGGTCCGGTGCTGTGGGAGGTCGGCGTGCTGGCGGCCGTCGGCGTGCTGCTCGCCTTTCTCGGCCTGCCGCTCGTGAGCCTGCTGGTGCGCGTGCCTCCCGCCGAGCTGTGGGCTCGCCTCGCCACGCGGGCCTCGTTGACGGCGCTGCGCCTCAGCCTGGAAACCAGCGTGTGCGCCACGCTCGCAGTGGCGGGCCTCGGTCTTCCCGCCGCCTACGTCCTCGCCACCAAGCGGTTCCGCGGCAAGCGCGTGCTCGAAGTGCTGGTCGAGCTGCCGATGGTGCTGCCACCCACGGTGGCGGGCGTCGGCCTGCTGCTGGCCTTCGGCCGGGCGGGGCTCGCGGGCCGCGCGCTCGGCGCCGTCGGTCTCTCCATCCCCTTCACCACCCTCGCCGTCGTGCTGGCGCAGGTGTTCGTCGCCTGTCCCTTCTTCATCTCGGCGGCCACCGCCGGCCTCCGGGAGGTCGAATCGCGCTACGCCGACGCCGCGGCGACGCTCCGCGCGACTCCGGGGTACGCGTTCCGGCGGGTGCTGATGCCGCTGGCGCTGCCGTCGCTCGTCGCCGGCGGCGCGATGAGCTGGGCGCGCGCGCTCGGCGAGTTCGGCGCGACGATCATGTTCGCCGGCAACCTCCCCGGCAGGACGCAGACGCTGCCGCTGGCGGTGTACATCGGGCTGCAGACCGACCTCCAGAGCGCGGTCGCGCTGTCGGTGATCCTGCTCGTCCTGTCGTTCACCGTGCTGCTCGGGCTCCGGCTGGCTCGCCGGCCGCCCCGGGTGCCCTGGGTGGGTCGTGCTCCGGGCGACGCTCGCTAA
- the modA gene encoding molybdate ABC transporter substrate-binding protein: MRVLKRGSWLGAPACLALAVAVHPGGRPRPLVRLPAAPSRTLTVFAAASLTRAFSDLGDSLERRTPGLEVRFNFAGSQQLALQIEQGAAADVFASADQRWMADVRDSGLVEGTPRVFAHNRLVVITPAAAPIAGLRDLARPGLKLVLAADAVPAGRYARAALLNLSRLPGFTAEFGRRALANVVSNEENVKAVVAKVQLGEADAGIVYVSDVTAEVAPRVRRIEVPDAANVVADYPVAVLRHAPDPEDARAFVALLLSPPGQAVLRANGLLAAVGD, from the coding sequence GTGCGCGTCCTGAAGCGGGGTTCGTGGCTCGGGGCGCCGGCCTGCCTGGCGCTGGCCGTTGCCGTCCATCCCGGGGGACGGCCTCGCCCCCTGGTCCGGCTTCCGGCGGCACCGAGCCGCACGCTGACGGTCTTCGCGGCGGCATCGCTCACCCGGGCGTTCTCCGACCTCGGCGACTCGCTCGAGCGGCGGACTCCGGGTCTCGAGGTCAGGTTCAACTTCGCAGGCTCCCAGCAGCTGGCGCTCCAGATCGAGCAGGGCGCGGCCGCGGACGTGTTCGCGTCCGCGGACCAGCGCTGGATGGCCGACGTGCGCGACAGCGGCCTGGTGGAGGGCACGCCGCGGGTCTTCGCCCACAACCGCCTGGTGGTGATCACGCCGGCGGCGGCGCCGATCGCGGGCCTGCGGGACCTGGCGCGGCCCGGCCTCAAGCTGGTGCTCGCGGCCGACGCGGTCCCGGCCGGGCGGTACGCCCGGGCAGCGCTGCTCAACCTCTCGAGGCTGCCCGGGTTCACGGCGGAGTTCGGCCGGCGCGCGCTGGCCAACGTGGTCTCGAACGAGGAGAACGTGAAGGCGGTGGTCGCCAAGGTGCAGCTCGGCGAGGCCGACGCCGGCATCGTGTACGTCTCCGACGTCACCGCGGAGGTCGCGCCTCGCGTGAGGCGGATCGAGGTGCCCGATGCGGCGAACGTCGTCGCCGACTACCCGGTCGCGGTGCTACGCCACGCGCCCGACCCGGAGGACGCGCGCGCATTCGTCGCGCTGCTGCTCTCGCCCCCCGGGCAGGCCGTGCTGCGGGCGAACGGGCTCCTCGCCGCCGTGGGCGACTGA
- a CDS encoding TOBE domain-containing protein, producing the protein MNTLNAEEAAAVLHLSVKRVQRLSRAGKLPAVRVGRKWLFRREELDRLLGAPGPMASAPVELSARNQLRGTIRSVKLDGVMAEVRVRIGDQELVSVITSGSARRLRLRAGDDVFAVIKSTEVMIGKG; encoded by the coding sequence ATGAACACATTGAACGCCGAGGAAGCGGCGGCCGTCCTGCACCTCAGCGTCAAGCGCGTGCAGCGCCTGTCGCGGGCGGGCAAGCTCCCCGCCGTCCGGGTCGGCCGAAAGTGGCTGTTCCGGCGGGAGGAGCTGGACCGACTGCTGGGCGCGCCCGGTCCGATGGCGAGCGCGCCGGTCGAGCTGAGCGCCCGCAACCAGCTCCGCGGCACGATCCGGTCGGTGAAGCTGGACGGCGTCATGGCCGAGGTGCGGGTGCGGATCGGCGACCAGGAGCTGGTGTCCGTCATCACGAGCGGCTCGGCGAGGCGGCTGCGGCTCAGGGCCGGCGACGACGTGTTCGCCGTGATCAAGTCCACCGAAGTGATGATAGGCAAGGGCTGA
- a CDS encoding DUF488 family protein, which translates to MAVRIVRLGSARGRGEGLRIGTVRHPPRGVPKAQHAAQNWYDVWLPELAPSAQLVKLAQAADTPGAWVRFVKRYRSEMAAPEKARLLRLLAALSRESNFSVGCYCADEARCHRSVLRRLLEEQGAEVA; encoded by the coding sequence ATGGCCGTACGGATCGTTCGACTCGGAAGCGCGCGGGGCCGCGGCGAGGGCCTCCGGATCGGCACCGTGCGGCATCCGCCGCGGGGCGTGCCGAAGGCTCAGCACGCGGCGCAGAACTGGTACGACGTGTGGCTCCCGGAGCTGGCGCCGAGCGCCCAGCTGGTGAAGCTCGCGCAGGCCGCGGACACGCCGGGCGCGTGGGTCCGGTTCGTCAAGCGCTACCGCTCCGAGATGGCGGCGCCGGAGAAGGCCCGGCTGCTGCGGCTCCTGGCCGCGCTGTCGCGCGAGTCCAACTTCTCGGTGGGCTGCTACTGCGCGGACGAGGCTCGCTGCCACCGCTCGGTGCTGCGCCGGCTGCTCGAGGAGCAGGGCGCCGAGGTCGCGTAG
- a CDS encoding M48 family metallopeptidase: MTATMNAPGAAVERWPTELPLQALCILVSLGIYLLLVVTVVGAVYALAFGLFFFVAHAILVAQVRGSAVRLGPDQFPELYRRVLDIATRIGLDDLPDAYLMQAGGALNAFATRFLGLNLIVLYSDLLEACGDDEAARDMIIAHELGHLKAGHVKVRWLMAPAMFVPFLGTALSRAREYTCDRYGLAGAGDRSGALLGLTILAAGGKHAPAVNRRALARQREDLATGWLTIGEWFGTHPPLSKRIAALDPALVEGSTVPVSGRVRALAIIAAFVAVVVVGSALLVGVWSRALREARRPAVLQEQESAPPLGTSEGR; the protein is encoded by the coding sequence GCTGGCCGACCGAGCTGCCGCTCCAGGCCCTGTGCATCCTCGTGTCGCTGGGGATCTACCTGCTGCTGGTCGTCACGGTGGTGGGCGCGGTCTACGCCCTGGCGTTCGGGCTGTTCTTCTTCGTCGCGCACGCGATCCTGGTCGCCCAGGTGCGCGGCAGCGCGGTGCGCCTGGGGCCCGACCAGTTCCCCGAGCTCTATCGCCGCGTGCTGGACATCGCGACCCGCATCGGCCTCGACGACCTCCCCGACGCGTACCTGATGCAGGCGGGCGGCGCGCTCAACGCGTTCGCCACCCGGTTCCTCGGCCTCAACCTGATCGTGCTGTATTCGGACCTGCTCGAGGCGTGCGGCGACGACGAGGCGGCGCGGGACATGATCATCGCCCACGAGCTGGGCCACCTCAAAGCCGGCCACGTGAAGGTGCGCTGGCTCATGGCCCCGGCGATGTTCGTCCCCTTCCTCGGCACCGCCCTGTCGCGGGCGCGCGAATACACCTGCGACCGCTACGGCCTGGCCGGCGCCGGCGATCGGAGCGGCGCCCTCCTCGGGCTCACGATCCTGGCGGCGGGCGGGAAGCACGCCCCGGCCGTGAACCGGCGCGCGCTCGCCCGGCAGCGCGAGGACCTCGCCACCGGCTGGCTCACCATCGGCGAGTGGTTCGGGACCCATCCCCCGCTCTCCAAGCGCATCGCCGCGCTCGACCCCGCCCTGGTGGAAGGCTCGACCGTGCCGGTGAGCGGCCGGGTGCGCGCGCTCGCCATCATCGCGGCTTTCGTGGCCGTCGTCGTGGTCGGGAGCGCGCTGCTGGTGGGGGTGTGGTCGCGCGCGCTGCGCGAGGCCCGGCGCCCGGCCGTCCTCCAGGAGCAGGAGAGCGCGCCGCCGCTCGGCACGAGCGAGGGGCGCTAG